The Streptomyces sp. NBC_01454 genome includes a window with the following:
- a CDS encoding WhiB family transcriptional regulator — MTSMTADFPAQCATEIGRALADTYSVAVLADGGYLAGPDGQAVASQMREPQLREALLLGLCGGTNDVNAFYQRDEEPAEEWMTRRERTIAQYCAPCPVAAACLELALRYPEHSRDLAVRGGATEEMQLTLGKADHERLAKACALDARPAEQRVERLRAAREVSRLTQSHIGLSVKPDVRQTNHTELKAALAHRERLQGEYRRVTGWAA; from the coding sequence ATGACCAGCATGACAGCCGACTTCCCCGCGCAGTGCGCCACCGAGATCGGCCGCGCGCTCGCCGACACCTACTCGGTCGCCGTCCTCGCCGACGGCGGTTACCTGGCCGGCCCCGACGGGCAGGCCGTCGCCAGCCAGATGCGCGAACCCCAGCTGCGCGAGGCCCTTCTGCTGGGACTCTGCGGCGGCACGAACGACGTCAACGCCTTCTACCAGCGCGACGAAGAGCCGGCCGAAGAGTGGATGACGCGCCGCGAGCGCACCATCGCCCAGTACTGCGCACCGTGCCCGGTCGCCGCCGCCTGCCTTGAACTCGCCCTGCGCTACCCCGAGCATTCCCGCGACCTGGCGGTGCGCGGCGGCGCCACCGAGGAGATGCAGTTGACCCTCGGGAAAGCCGACCATGAGCGACTGGCGAAGGCCTGCGCCCTCGATGCCAGGCCGGCCGAACAGCGCGTCGAGCGGCTGCGCGCGGCCCGCGAGGTGTCGAGGCTGACCCAGTCCCACATCGGCCTCTCGGTCAAGCCGGACGTCCGGCAGACGAACCACACCGAGCTCAAGGCCGCGCTCGCCCACCGCGAGCGGCTCCAGGGCGAGTACCGGCGCGTGACGGGGTGGGCCGCATGA